The following proteins are encoded in a genomic region of Arachis ipaensis cultivar K30076 chromosome B02, Araip1.1, whole genome shotgun sequence:
- the LOC107626923 gene encoding cellulose synthase A catalytic subunit 4 [UDP-forming]-like produces MDLPLQVCLGSAGTLDMDGKQLPRLVYVSREKRPGYRHHEKAGAMNALVRVSAVLSNAPFVLNLDCDQYINNSKTIREAMCFLMDPQLGKRICFVQFPRRFDGIDNNDRYANRNTVFYDIVMKGLDGIQGPVYVGTGCVFNRQAIYGNKPPSDKKPKTSQSSCCCCCCSGDDSGSTFDLEEIDEGLEGFEEKEETSFISMKNFEKQYGMSPVLIASVLMEDGGLPKVTNTQLLIKEAIHVISCGYEEKTEWGKEIGWLYGSVTEDILTGFNMHCRGWKSVYCMPKRDAFKGSAPINLSDRLHQVLKWALGSTEIFFSGYCPLWYGYTGKLKLLQRLAYTNTIVYPFTSIPLLVYCTIPAVCLLTGKFIVPALTNVASIWLMALFTSMILTCVLELRWSGVNIQDWWRNEQFWVIGSVSSHLFAVFQGLLKVGGVHSNFTIRAKSTDNNSVSNQLYLFKWTTLMIPPRSLVILNMVGIVAGISDAINNGYNSWGPLFGKLFFSFWVIIHLYPFLKGLMGRQNRTPTIVVLWSILLALVFSMIWVRIDVFLPKKTGPVLVQCGLEC; encoded by the exons ATGGACTTGCCTTTGCAGGTGTGTTTGGGAAGTGCTGGTACACTGGACATGGATGGCAAACAACTGCCACGGCTTGTGTATGTTTCGAGGGAGAAGCGCCCCGGCTATCGACACCACGAGAAAGCTGGTGCTATGAATGCTTTG GTTCGAGTTTCTGCTGTTCTTAGCAATGCTCCTTTTGTGTTGAACTTGGATTGTGACCAGTATATCAATAATAGCAAGACTATAAGGGAGGCTATGTGCTTCTTAATGGATCCTCAGCTTGGAAAGAGGATTTGTTTTGTCCAATTTCCAAGAAGGTTCGATGGCATCGATAACAATGATCGATATGCTAATCGCAATACCGTGTTCTATGAT ATCGTGATGAAAGGACTTGATGGGATTCAAGGCCCAGTGTATGTTGGCACTGGTTGTGTTTTCAATAGGCAGGCAATATATGGCAATAAACCGCCATCTGATAAAAAGCCGAAGACAAGCCAGTCTtcatgctgctgctgctgctgttctGGTGATGATTCTGGGTCCACGTTTGATCTTGAAGAGATTGATGAAGGACTTGAAGGGTTTGAAGAGAAAGAGGAAACATCTTTCATTTCAATGAAAAACTTTGAGAAGCAATATGGAATGTCACCAGTTTTGATTGCTTCTGTTTTGATGGAAGATGGTGGACTTCCAAAAGTGACCAATACACAGTTGCTGATTAAGGAAGCAATTCATGTTATTAGCTGTGGTTATGAAGAGAAAACTGAATGGGGCAAAGAG ATTGGGTGGCTTTATGGCTCAGTGACAGAAGATATCTTAACAGGATTTAACATGCATTGTAGAGGGTGGAAATCAGTGTACTGCATGCCAAAGAGAGACGCTTTTAAAGGATCTGCTCCTATAAATCTATCTGATAGATTACACCAAGTTCTGAAATGGGCTCTTGGTTCAACTGAGATTTTCTTTAGTGGCTATTGCCCATTGTGGTATGGTTATACTGGTAAACTAAAATTGCTACAGAGGTTGGCTTACACTAATACTATTGTTTATCCTTTCACTTCCATCCCTCTCTTGGTGTACTGCACGATTCCAGCCGTCTGTCTTCTGACTGGAAAATTCATTGTTCCAGCG TTAACAAATGTTGCTAGCATTTGGCTAATGGCTCTGTTCACCTCCATGATCTTAACGTGCGTGCTAGAGCTCCGGTGGAGTGGGGTAAACATTCAGGACTGGTGGCGCAACGAGCAATTCTGGGTGATCGGCAGCGTCTCCTCGCACCTCTTTGCCGTGTTCCAAGGTCTCCTCAAAGTTGGTGGAGTACACTCTAACTTCACAATCAGAGCAAAATCCACAGATAACAACAGTGTATCCAATCAACTCTATCTCTTCAAATGGACAACTCTTATGATACCACCAAGAAGTCTTGTTATCTTGAACATGGTTGGGATTGTGGCCGGAATATCTGATGCCATTAACAATGGATATAACTCATGGGGACCTTTGTTTGGgaagcttttcttttctttttgggtCATTATTCATCTATATCCTTTCCTTAAAGGTCTAATGGGAAGGCAGAACAGAACACCTACCATTGTTGTCCTCTGGTCAATACTTTTAGCATTGGTTTTCTCAATGATTTGGGTGAGAATTGATGTGTTCTTGCCCAAGAAAACAGGTCCAGTTCTAGTACAATGTGGGTTAGAATGCTAA